The genome window ATCCTGGATGCAGTTTCAAAAAATCCCCGATGAGGTCAACCTCGTCCAAGGACCGATGGGATCGTGCGAAGCTCTATTTTCCCTAGCGGAAAAAACCGGCCGTAAAATCATCAAGGTCTTTGATTCTCCAAATAGCCATCCGCGCACTCTCAGGAAAATTTGGCAAAAAGAATGCGATGAATTTGGAGGCGGTTACCGAATTCCCATCCCGAACTCTTTTTTTGAAAAAGTAGAAAGAGAAATCGCATCCGCAGATTTAATCTTGTGTCCAAGTCTATTTGTGAAGCAAAGCATGATTGAGAACGGCGTATCTGCTGAGCGCTGCATCGTATCGCATTTCGGTGTCGACACTAAGATTTTTAAACCTCGACAAACCTTGCCTCGACAACCTCAGTTTATTTGCGTTGGTTCAATTTGTTTGAGAAAAGGGCATCATTATCTTTTTCGTGCATGGGAACTAATTAAAAATAAATTACCGGACCATCCACGACTGATTTGCATAGGCAACGTCCGACCTGATTTCAGATTCGAGTGGAAAAAATGGCGAGGCACATTTGAGCATTATCCAAGTCTTGACCACCCAGATATCGCAAAACTCTTAGCCTCAAGCACAGCATTTGTGCTCCCCTCACTAGAGGAAGGATTCGCAAGAGTAATAACTGAAGCTATGGCCAGTGGTTTGCCGATTATCGCCACACACCAAAGCGGCGCGACCACTGTAGTGGAGCATTTCTCAGAGGGAATCATCGTGCCTGCTTACAACGTAGAAGAATTAGCCCAGGCAATGCTACTATTAGCGAACGATAAA of Candidatus Methylacidiphilales bacterium contains these proteins:
- a CDS encoding glycosyltransferase family 4 protein, which gives rise to SWMQFQKIPDEVNLVQGPMGSCEALFSLAEKTGRKIIKVFDSPNSHPRTLRKIWQKECDEFGGGYRIPIPNSFFEKVEREIASADLILCPSLFVKQSMIENGVSAERCIVSHFGVDTKIFKPRQTLPRQPQFICVGSICLRKGHHYLFRAWELIKNKLPDHPRLICIGNVRPDFRFEWKKWRGTFEHYPSLDHPDIAKLLASSTAFVLPSLEEGFARVITEAMASGLPIIATHQSGATTVVEHFSEGIIVPAYNVEELAQAMLLLANDKNLNLQMGEKSFQKGGQKNSWHDYAMRLLDYYVDFSERIHRENQTSAT